Proteins from one Gibbsiella quercinecans genomic window:
- the tauA gene encoding taurine ABC transporter substrate-binding protein, with amino-acid sequence MAGKYPLLRGVTLLLASLMAAGAQAVDVTVAYQTSAEPAKVAQAENSFAKASGASVDWRKFDSGSSVLRAMASGDVQIGNIGSSPLAVAASQKLPIEVFLIASQLGSSEALVVKPEIKTPQDLIGKRIAVPFISTTHYSLLASLKHWGIKPEQVQILNLQPPAIVAAWQRGDIDGAYVWAPAVNELAQKGRVLTDSEQVGQWGAPTLDVWVVRKDFAEQHPDVVTAFAASALAAQKAYLAAPDQWLQDKTHLSTLARLSGVPEAQVPGLVKGNRYLPVADQITQLAKPVDNAIRDTAEFLKEQGKIPQVDSDYSAYVTDRFVKQVQAAPQS; translated from the coding sequence ATGGCAGGCAAATACCCTTTATTACGCGGCGTAACGCTGTTGTTGGCGTCGCTGATGGCCGCCGGCGCACAGGCTGTGGATGTGACCGTTGCGTATCAAACGTCGGCCGAGCCTGCCAAAGTCGCCCAGGCGGAAAACAGCTTTGCCAAGGCGTCAGGCGCGTCGGTTGACTGGCGCAAATTTGACAGTGGCTCCAGCGTGCTGCGGGCGATGGCTTCCGGCGACGTACAGATCGGCAATATCGGCTCCAGCCCGTTGGCGGTGGCCGCCAGTCAGAAACTCCCCATTGAAGTGTTCCTTATCGCCTCGCAGCTTGGCAGTTCCGAAGCGCTGGTGGTCAAGCCGGAGATTAAAACTCCACAAGACCTGATCGGCAAACGCATCGCGGTGCCGTTTATTTCCACCACGCACTACAGCCTGTTGGCTTCGCTGAAGCACTGGGGCATCAAACCTGAACAAGTGCAAATTCTCAACCTGCAGCCCCCGGCGATTGTCGCCGCCTGGCAGCGCGGTGATATTGACGGCGCCTATGTGTGGGCGCCTGCCGTCAACGAACTGGCGCAAAAGGGGCGGGTACTGACCGACTCTGAGCAAGTGGGGCAATGGGGCGCGCCGACGCTGGATGTGTGGGTGGTGCGGAAAGACTTCGCCGAGCAGCACCCGGACGTGGTGACGGCCTTTGCCGCCAGTGCGCTGGCGGCGCAAAAAGCGTATTTGGCCGCGCCGGATCAATGGTTGCAGGACAAAACCCATCTGAGCACGCTGGCGCGCCTGAGCGGCGTGCCGGAAGCGCAGGTGCCGGGGCTGGTCAAAGGCAACCGCTATTTGCCGGTGGCCGATCAAATCACGCAGCTTGCTAAACCAGTGGATAACGCCATTCGGGATACCGCCGAATTCCTTAAAGAACAAGGCAAGATCCCACAGGTTGACAGCGATTACAGCGCCTATGTGACCGACCGTTTTGTGAAACAGGTGCAGGCTGCGCCGCAGTCTTAG
- a CDS encoding nicotinate phosphoribosyltransferase, whose translation MLTNPILAIDGYKVSHREQYPQGTTRVYSNFTPRSDRFFASPQADGKLVFFGLQGFLQWFMVDLFNQQFFAQPEEKVVGEYKALMDSYIGQDRVSVEHIRALHRLGYLPLHIKALDEGSKVRMKVPVLTITNTRDEFFWLVNYLETVISAELWKASTNATIAHHYRKICQTWADLTCDDMAHLDFQCHDFSFRGMSGLHDVAQSGVGHLLSFKGTDNIPAILYAQQYYPTAGDYFVAGSIPATEHSVMCMGEQATEIETFRRLIEDLYPNGLVSIVSDTWDYWRVLTEFTRELHGKIMARDGRVVFRPDSGDPCDIICGTGDDRDRSPTRSAQEKGSVEVLWEIFGGTVNSKGYKVLDPHVGLIYGDSITLERAQEILSRLAAKGFASANVVFGVGSFTYQYNTRDTFGFAMKATYGEVNGVGRAIFKQPKTDSGLKQSARGLLRVIRDEQGEYQLRDNQNWQQEQQGELKTRFLDGKLYHQDSLAQIRQRLGRPC comes from the coding sequence ATGTTAACCAATCCAATTTTGGCGATTGACGGCTATAAGGTTTCCCACCGTGAACAGTATCCGCAGGGCACCACGCGGGTGTACTCCAACTTTACGCCACGCAGCGATCGGTTCTTTGCCTCGCCGCAGGCCGATGGAAAACTGGTCTTCTTCGGCCTGCAGGGTTTCCTGCAATGGTTCATGGTGGACTTATTCAACCAACAGTTTTTTGCGCAGCCGGAAGAGAAAGTGGTGGGTGAGTATAAGGCGCTGATGGACAGCTATATTGGCCAGGATCGGGTCTCCGTCGAGCATATTCGCGCCTTGCACCGGCTGGGCTATCTGCCGCTGCATATCAAAGCGCTGGATGAAGGCAGCAAGGTCAGGATGAAAGTGCCGGTGCTTACCATCACCAACACGCGGGATGAGTTCTTTTGGCTGGTTAACTATCTGGAAACGGTGATCTCTGCCGAATTGTGGAAGGCATCGACCAATGCCACCATCGCCCATCACTACCGCAAAATTTGCCAGACGTGGGCGGATCTCACCTGTGATGATATGGCGCACCTTGATTTTCAATGCCACGATTTTTCCTTCCGCGGTATGTCGGGCCTGCATGATGTGGCGCAGTCGGGCGTGGGGCACCTGTTGAGCTTTAAAGGCACCGACAATATCCCCGCCATTTTGTACGCGCAGCAGTATTACCCCACCGCAGGCGATTACTTTGTGGCGGGGAGCATTCCCGCGACGGAACACAGCGTGATGTGTATGGGCGAGCAGGCGACGGAGATCGAGACTTTTCGCCGGCTGATTGAAGATTTATACCCGAACGGCCTGGTGTCGATCGTATCGGATACCTGGGATTACTGGCGGGTTTTGACGGAGTTTACCCGGGAGCTACACGGCAAGATCATGGCGCGCGATGGCCGCGTGGTATTCCGCCCAGACAGCGGCGATCCTTGCGATATTATATGCGGCACTGGTGATGACCGCGATCGTAGCCCGACGCGCAGCGCGCAGGAAAAAGGGTCTGTAGAAGTGTTATGGGAAATCTTTGGCGGTACGGTAAACAGCAAAGGCTACAAGGTGTTGGATCCGCACGTGGGGTTGATTTACGGCGATTCGATCACGCTGGAGCGGGCGCAGGAGATTCTTAGCCGCCTGGCGGCGAAGGGCTTTGCCAGCGCAAACGTGGTGTTTGGCGTAGGTTCCTTTACTTATCAGTATAATACCCGCGATACGTTTGGCTTCGCGATGAAGGCGACCTACGGTGAAGTGAATGGGGTGGGGCGCGCCATCTTCAAACAGCCAAAAACCGATAGCGGTTTAAAACAATCGGCGCGTGGCTTGTTGCGGGTGATACGTGACGAGCAAGGCGAATACCAACTGCGGGATAACCAAAACTGGCAGCAGGAGCAGCAGGGCGAGCTGAAAACCCGTTTCCTCGATGGCAAACTCTACCATCAGGATTCGCTGGCGCAGATCCGCCAGCGCCTTGGCCGCCCGTGCTGA
- a CDS encoding NUDIX hydrolase: protein MPTEAEYLENYDPRRFPSPIVTVDSVLFTVHGGQLCVLLAKRANHPFLGRWGLPGGFIDLQRDDSTQATAKRKLMEKTGVEPPYLAQLESFSGPDRDPRGWSLTTVYFALIAHADCQPHIAAVDDVAWLPLGALQAEQLAFDHQRIIAAALQRLRQKTTYSMLPIYCLPAAFTLAQLQEVIEIILAHPVQRKSLMRRFEASEMFEETGEMAATGARKARLYRKKAGVDMINFSRNLMVD, encoded by the coding sequence ATGCCAACAGAAGCCGAATACCTGGAAAACTACGATCCTCGCCGTTTCCCTTCCCCCATCGTCACGGTAGACAGCGTGTTGTTTACAGTGCACGGCGGGCAGCTATGCGTTCTGTTGGCCAAACGGGCCAACCACCCTTTTTTGGGCCGTTGGGGGTTGCCGGGCGGGTTTATCGATCTGCAGCGTGATGATTCCACGCAGGCAACGGCGAAGCGTAAGCTGATGGAAAAAACCGGCGTGGAACCGCCTTATCTGGCGCAGTTGGAGAGTTTTTCCGGCCCGGATCGGGATCCGCGGGGCTGGAGCCTGACGACGGTCTATTTTGCCCTGATTGCCCATGCCGATTGCCAGCCGCACATTGCCGCCGTGGACGATGTGGCCTGGCTGCCGCTTGGCGCACTGCAGGCCGAGCAGTTGGCGTTCGATCATCAACGCATCATCGCGGCGGCGCTGCAACGGCTGCGGCAAAAAACCACCTATTCCATGCTGCCGATCTATTGCCTGCCGGCGGCCTTCACGCTGGCCCAGCTACAGGAAGTGATTGAGATCATTCTGGCGCACCCGGTGCAGCGCAAAAGCCTGATGCGGCGTTTTGAAGCCTCGGAGATGTTTGAAGAAACCGGTGAGATGGCGGCGACAGGCGCCCGCAAGGCACGCCTGTACCGCAAAAAGGCAGGGGTGGATATGATTAACTTCTCCCGTAACCTGATGGTGGACTAA
- the kefG gene encoding glutathione-regulated potassium-efflux system ancillary protein KefG: MSQPPKVLLLYAHPESQDSVANRVLLQPAQQLEHVTVHDLYAHYPDFFIDIHFEQQLLRDHQVIVFQHPLYTYSCPALLKEWLDRVLSRGFASGVGGDALAGKYWRSVITTGEPEGAYRSGGYNRYPMEDVLRPFELTAAMCHMHWLTPIIVYWARRLKPDVLASHAKAYGDWLRNPLPQQGMQ, encoded by the coding sequence ATGTCGCAGCCGCCCAAGGTTTTGCTGCTGTACGCCCATCCGGAATCCCAGGACTCGGTAGCCAACCGGGTTTTGCTGCAACCGGCACAGCAGTTAGAGCATGTCACCGTGCACGATTTGTACGCGCACTACCCAGATTTTTTTATTGATATCCATTTTGAACAACAATTACTGCGCGACCATCAGGTTATTGTTTTCCAACATCCTTTGTATACCTACAGTTGCCCGGCCCTGCTGAAAGAATGGCTGGATCGCGTGTTGTCCCGCGGCTTTGCCAGCGGCGTGGGCGGCGATGCGCTGGCCGGGAAATACTGGCGCTCGGTGATCACCACCGGTGAGCCGGAAGGGGCGTACCGTAGCGGCGGCTATAATCGTTATCCCATGGAGGATGTTCTGCGCCCGTTCGAACTGACGGCGGCCATGTGCCATATGCATTGGCTGACGCCAATCATCGTTTACTGGGCGCGCCGGCTGAAGCCGGACGTGTTGGCCAGCCACGCCAAGGCCTATGGCGACTGGCTGCGTAATCCATTACCGCAGCAAGGAATGCAATAA
- the prs gene encoding ribose-phosphate diphosphokinase codes for MSAQLQLFLDSVPVEVITGRFPDGAVYARFHQPAITTATQMRIRATAMRSMDDFMLLAQLADAVRHRFLIKESLLELPYLPYARQDRHMGDGDSFALKVFGQLLNTLAFDRVTVLDPHSDVAAAAVNRLHAITQQQCMQHSARLAGLLAQQRLMLIAPDAGAMKKIHAVAAHFSLAEYGTMTKHRDVLTGELTGFELLTGDVQGKDVLIVDDLCDAGGTFIGAAQVLRQAGARAVSLYVTHGVFSQGTARLLAQGIDHIYTTTSYAAADIAGERVELIDIERIYAH; via the coding sequence ATGAGCGCACAACTACAGCTATTTTTGGATTCGGTTCCGGTGGAGGTCATCACCGGCCGGTTTCCCGATGGGGCGGTGTATGCCCGTTTCCACCAGCCGGCGATAACCACGGCCACGCAGATGCGTATTCGCGCCACGGCAATGCGCAGCATGGATGATTTTATGCTGCTAGCGCAGTTGGCGGACGCCGTGCGCCACCGGTTCCTGATTAAAGAAAGCCTGCTTGAACTGCCTTATCTGCCGTATGCCCGCCAGGATCGCCATATGGGCGATGGCGACAGCTTTGCCCTGAAGGTGTTCGGCCAACTGTTGAATACGCTGGCTTTTGATCGTGTGACGGTGCTGGATCCGCACAGCGACGTGGCGGCCGCGGCGGTCAACCGGCTGCATGCCATTACGCAACAGCAGTGCATGCAGCACAGTGCCAGGCTGGCAGGTTTATTGGCGCAACAACGTTTGATGCTCATCGCGCCGGACGCCGGCGCGATGAAAAAAATCCACGCGGTGGCGGCGCATTTTAGCCTGGCGGAATACGGCACCATGACCAAGCATCGCGATGTGTTAACGGGTGAACTCACCGGTTTTGAACTGCTGACGGGGGATGTGCAAGGAAAAGACGTGCTCATTGTTGATGACCTGTGCGATGCCGGCGGCACGTTTATCGGCGCGGCCCAGGTATTGCGGCAGGCCGGCGCCCGCGCCGTCAGCCTGTATGTCACGCACGGCGTGTTTTCCCAGGGCACGGCGCGCCTGCTGGCGCAGGGTATTGATCATATCTATACCACCACCTCTTATGCGGCGGCGGATATCGCCGGGGAACGCGTTGAACTGATTGATATTGAACGTATTTACGCCCACTAA
- a CDS encoding ABC transporter ATP-binding protein, producing MIVFSSLQIRRGTRVLLDNATATVNPGQKVGLVGKNGCGKSTLLALLKGEIAADGGSYTFPSNWALAWVNQETPALDVPALEYVIDGDREYRQLEAELQLANEKNDGNAIATLHGKLDAIGAWTIQARAASLLHGLGFSNEQLQSPVRAFSGGWRMRLNLAQALICRSDLLLLDEPTNHLDLDAVIWLERWLKSYSGTLVLISHDRDFLDPIVDKILHIEQQTLNEYTGNYSSFERQRATKLAQQQSLYQHQQEKVAHLQHYIDRFRAKATKAKQAQSRIKMLERMELIAPALIDNPFSFSFREPESLPNPLLRMDKVSAGYGDKVILQSIKLNLVPGSRIGLLGRNGAGKSTLIKMLAGTLAPLSGEIGLAKGIKLGYFAQHQLEFLRADESPLQHLSRLAPRVLEQQLRDYLGGFGFQGDKVTEATQRFSGGEKARLVLALIVWQRPNLLLLDEPTNHLDLDMRQALTEALIDFEGALVVVSHDRHLIRSTTDDLYLVHDGQVEPFSGDLEDYQQWLSDLQKQQAQQDAAPKQDNGNSAQARKDQKRREAEFRSQTQPLRKQIARLEQQMEKLGADLAAIEEKLADSALYDNSRKAELTDCLQQQSQAKSALEETEMTWLDAQEQLEQLTQAFEAEN from the coding sequence ATGATTGTTTTCTCCTCGCTACAAATCCGACGCGGCACCCGCGTCTTGCTGGATAACGCCACCGCTACGGTTAATCCGGGCCAGAAAGTTGGGCTGGTGGGCAAAAACGGTTGCGGCAAGTCGACCTTGCTGGCGCTGCTGAAAGGTGAAATCGCCGCGGACGGCGGTAGCTACACCTTTCCCAGCAACTGGGCGCTGGCCTGGGTTAACCAGGAAACGCCCGCGCTCGACGTGCCGGCGCTTGAGTATGTTATCGACGGCGATCGCGAATATCGCCAGCTCGAGGCCGAATTGCAGTTGGCGAATGAGAAAAACGATGGCAACGCCATCGCCACGCTGCACGGCAAACTGGACGCCATTGGCGCCTGGACCATTCAGGCGCGCGCGGCCAGCCTGCTGCACGGCCTCGGTTTTTCCAACGAACAGCTGCAAAGCCCGGTCCGGGCGTTTTCCGGCGGTTGGCGTATGCGCCTCAACCTGGCACAGGCGTTGATCTGCCGTTCCGATCTGCTGCTGCTCGACGAACCGACCAACCACCTGGATCTGGACGCGGTCATCTGGCTTGAGCGCTGGCTGAAAAGCTATTCCGGCACGCTGGTTTTGATCTCGCACGACCGCGATTTTCTTGATCCGATCGTGGATAAAATCCTGCATATCGAGCAGCAAACGCTGAACGAATACACCGGCAACTACTCCTCGTTCGAGCGCCAGCGTGCCACCAAGCTGGCGCAGCAGCAGTCGCTGTATCAGCACCAACAGGAAAAAGTGGCCCACCTGCAACACTACATTGACCGTTTCCGCGCCAAGGCGACCAAGGCCAAGCAGGCCCAGAGCCGCATCAAGATGCTGGAGCGCATGGAGCTGATTGCCCCGGCGCTCATCGATAACCCGTTCAGTTTCAGCTTCCGCGAGCCGGAAAGCCTGCCCAACCCGCTGCTGCGGATGGATAAGGTCAGCGCCGGCTACGGCGACAAGGTCATTCTGCAGTCCATCAAGCTGAACCTGGTGCCGGGTTCGCGCATCGGCCTGCTGGGCCGCAACGGCGCCGGTAAATCGACGCTGATCAAAATGTTGGCCGGCACGCTGGCGCCATTGAGCGGCGAAATTGGCCTGGCGAAAGGCATCAAGCTTGGTTATTTCGCCCAGCATCAGCTGGAGTTTTTGCGTGCGGATGAGTCGCCGCTGCAGCATCTGAGCCGCCTGGCGCCACGCGTGCTGGAGCAGCAACTGCGCGATTATCTCGGCGGCTTCGGCTTCCAGGGCGATAAAGTCACCGAAGCGACGCAGCGTTTTTCCGGCGGCGAGAAAGCCCGCTTGGTGCTGGCGCTGATCGTCTGGCAGCGCCCGAACCTGCTGCTGCTTGATGAACCGACCAACCACCTGGATCTGGACATGCGCCAGGCGCTGACCGAAGCGTTGATCGATTTCGAAGGCGCGCTGGTGGTGGTTTCGCACGATCGTCACCTGATCCGCTCCACCACCGACGATCTCTATTTGGTGCACGACGGCCAGGTCGAGCCTTTTAGCGGCGATCTGGAAGACTACCAGCAATGGCTAAGCGATCTGCAAAAACAGCAGGCGCAGCAGGACGCCGCCCCGAAACAGGATAACGGCAACAGCGCTCAGGCGCGTAAAGACCAGAAACGGCGCGAAGCGGAATTCCGTAGCCAAACCCAGCCGCTGCGCAAACAGATCGCCAGGCTGGAACAGCAGATGGAAAAACTGGGCGCCGATCTGGCAGCGATTGAAGAGAAACTGGCGGATTCCGCGCTGTACGACAACAGCCGTAAGGCCGAGTTGACCGACTGCCTGCAACAACAAAGCCAGGCCAAATCCGCGCTGGAAGAAACGGAGATGACCTGGCTCGACGCGCAGGAACAGTTGGAACAGTTAACCCAGGCGTTTGAGGCAGAAAATTAA
- the tauC gene encoding taurine ABC transporter permease TauC, which produces MSLDFPLKAAARPKALAARRFHLPRTLWLSGATLLALLAGWWGVTALGLISPLFLPAPQQVLHQLMVIASPQGFMDATLWQHLAASLGRILVALLAAVLIGIPVGIAMGLNDTVRGILDPLIEIYRPVPPLAYLPLMVIWFGIGETSKILLIYLAIFAPVALSAVAGVRSVAQVRVRAALALGASRWQVLRFVVLPSALPEILTGIRIGLGVGWSTLVAAELIAATRGLGFMVQSAGEFLATDVVIAGISVIAIIAFGLELGLRAVQRRLTPWHGVQQ; this is translated from the coding sequence ATGAGCCTGGATTTTCCCCTGAAGGCGGCGGCCCGGCCCAAGGCCCTGGCCGCGCGCCGTTTTCACCTGCCGCGCACGCTGTGGCTAAGTGGTGCCACGCTGTTGGCGCTGCTGGCGGGATGGTGGGGCGTGACCGCGCTGGGGCTGATTAGCCCACTGTTTCTGCCGGCGCCGCAGCAGGTGTTGCACCAGCTGATGGTCATCGCCAGCCCGCAGGGATTTATGGACGCCACCCTGTGGCAGCACCTGGCCGCCAGCCTGGGGCGTATTCTGGTCGCCCTATTGGCGGCGGTGCTTATCGGCATACCGGTAGGCATCGCGATGGGGCTGAACGACACGGTGCGCGGCATTCTCGATCCCTTGATTGAGATTTACCGCCCGGTGCCGCCGCTGGCCTATTTACCGCTGATGGTTATCTGGTTTGGCATTGGTGAAACATCGAAGATTTTGCTGATTTATCTGGCGATTTTCGCGCCGGTAGCGCTTTCCGCCGTGGCTGGGGTACGCAGCGTCGCGCAGGTTCGGGTGCGCGCTGCGCTGGCTCTGGGCGCCAGCCGCTGGCAGGTGCTGCGCTTTGTGGTGTTGCCCAGCGCTCTGCCGGAAATCCTGACCGGCATTCGTATCGGGCTTGGCGTCGGTTGGTCGACGCTGGTGGCGGCCGAGCTGATCGCCGCCACGCGCGGCCTGGGTTTTATGGTGCAATCCGCCGGTGAGTTCCTGGCGACTGACGTGGTGATCGCGGGTATCAGTGTGATTGCGATTATTGCATTTGGTTTGGAACTGGGGCTGCGCGCCGTTCAGCGGCGATTGACCCCGTGGCATGGAGTACAACAATGA
- the tauB gene encoding taurine ABC transporter ATP-binding subunit, with protein MLQVNHLSAEYQGRQALRDVSFQIAPGQLVVVLGPSGCGKTTLLNLIAGFNAPSAGSITLDGNPVTGPGAERGVVFQHEGLLPWRNVVDNVEFGLQLAGIDKPARQRVARKMLARVGLSGYEQHFIWQLSGGMRQRVGIARALAADPRLLLLDEPFGALDAFTREQMQELLLTIWRDTGKQVLLITHDIEEAVFLASELLLLSPGPGQVVERLSLNFGQRYAGGEACRAIKSDPEFIAQREYVLGKVFQQREALL; from the coding sequence ATGTTACAGGTTAATCATCTTTCGGCAGAGTATCAGGGGCGCCAGGCGCTGCGCGATGTGTCGTTCCAGATTGCCCCAGGGCAACTGGTGGTGGTTTTGGGGCCTTCGGGCTGCGGCAAAACCACGTTGCTGAACCTGATCGCCGGGTTTAACGCGCCTTCTGCCGGCAGCATTACGTTAGATGGCAACCCGGTTACCGGCCCCGGCGCTGAACGGGGCGTGGTGTTTCAACATGAAGGTTTACTGCCGTGGCGCAACGTGGTGGATAACGTCGAGTTTGGCCTGCAACTGGCGGGCATCGACAAGCCGGCACGGCAACGCGTGGCGCGCAAGATGTTGGCGCGCGTTGGCCTGAGTGGCTATGAGCAGCATTTCATCTGGCAGCTTTCCGGCGGTATGCGCCAGCGCGTAGGGATTGCCCGCGCTCTGGCCGCCGACCCGCGATTGCTGTTGCTGGATGAGCCGTTCGGCGCGCTGGACGCTTTTACCCGCGAGCAGATGCAGGAACTGCTGCTGACCATCTGGCGCGACACCGGCAAACAGGTGCTGCTGATCACCCATGATATTGAAGAGGCGGTGTTTCTCGCCAGTGAGCTGTTGCTGCTGTCGCCCGGCCCGGGGCAGGTCGTGGAGCGCTTGTCGCTGAACTTTGGCCAACGCTATGCCGGCGGTGAGGCGTGCCGCGCCATCAAATCCGATCCTGAATTTATCGCCCAGCGCGAATATGTGCTGGGCAAAGTCTTCCAACAGCGTGAGGCGTTGCTATGA
- the tauD gene encoding taurine dioxygenase, whose amino-acid sequence MNERLKITPLGPYIGALVENITLARPLGDGQFEQLYHALLKHQVLFFRNQPITPLQQRDLAGRFGDLHIHPVYPHAGEVEEIIVLDTHNDNPPDNDNWHTDVTFIETPPQGAILAAKTLPATGGDTLWASGIAAYEALSAPFKTLLAGLQAEHDFTKSFPEHKHRGSAEEHQRWRLAVEKNPPLLHPVVRTHPVSGRQALFVNEGFTTRIVDLAPKESDALLNFLFAHISKPEFQVRWRWQENDVAIWDNRVTQHYANADYLPQRRIMHRATILGDKPFYRA is encoded by the coding sequence ATGAACGAACGCTTGAAAATCACCCCGCTGGGGCCATACATCGGTGCGCTGGTAGAGAATATTACGCTGGCGCGGCCGTTGGGCGACGGCCAGTTTGAACAGCTTTACCATGCGTTGCTCAAACATCAGGTGCTGTTTTTCCGCAACCAGCCGATCACCCCGTTGCAGCAGCGCGATCTGGCTGGGCGTTTTGGCGATCTGCACATCCACCCGGTGTACCCGCATGCCGGCGAGGTGGAAGAGATCATCGTGCTGGATACCCACAACGATAACCCGCCGGACAATGATAACTGGCATACCGACGTCACTTTTATTGAAACCCCGCCGCAGGGGGCGATTCTGGCCGCTAAAACGCTACCGGCCACCGGCGGCGATACGCTGTGGGCCAGCGGCATCGCCGCCTATGAGGCGCTGTCGGCGCCGTTCAAAACCTTGCTGGCCGGGCTGCAGGCGGAGCATGACTTCACCAAGTCGTTCCCGGAACATAAGCACCGTGGCAGCGCAGAAGAACACCAGCGCTGGCGATTGGCGGTAGAGAAGAACCCACCGCTGTTGCACCCGGTGGTGCGCACTCATCCGGTGAGCGGCCGGCAAGCGTTGTTCGTCAATGAAGGGTTTACCACGCGGATTGTCGATTTGGCGCCAAAAGAAAGCGATGCGTTGCTGAACTTCTTGTTTGCCCACATCAGCAAACCGGAGTTCCAGGTGCGCTGGCGCTGGCAGGAAAATGACGTGGCGATTTGGGATAACCGGGTTACCCAGCACTACGCCAATGCGGACTACCTGCCGCAGCGGCGCATTATGCACCGGGCGACCATCTTGGGGGATAAGCCTTTCTACCGCGCCTGA